The stretch of DNA CCGAACGCGGTCTAAGAAAGAATTGCAACCATCTTCTCATTTAAATTACCaatgtgcatatatacatgctcATGTGCATGTGGTTGGACATTTTGATGgtgaataaattataataaattatattcagAGAAAATATATGTCTATTATGAGATggagaaaaaatagtaatgCCTTATGGCTGGTTTtcatagcattaaataaatgaagaaagagaaaagtaCCCTATCTTATCTGAGACATGATTTCCACATAACACCCAAAACAATAAGaaagaattaatattaaatttcttATGGATTAGTTATTTGTATTGTTACAATGATATCTAGTATAAGTTTCTCGATGATACGAAGGATATTGAAACATGACAGTGTCTTGTGTTACAAATGCTCttgtattatgaaatttagttctaaaaatttttcgcTTTCGTCCGTCAAATCGAATCTCTGGACACATGTATAGAACATTAAATGTAGTTGAAAAATAACTAGCGATAATTTGGAAGAAATTTGtgagacgaaccttttgatcttaattagtccatgattagctatgaTTGCTATAGTAACTCACATATGCCAAtagcagattaattaggtttaaaaaattgtctcgtGCTTTCTTGACACGCTATGGAATTAGTTTTCTAGTTAGCATCGAAATAGTCTCCGATATCTGATCAAACGTCCGAAAcgtccaaaaattttcgcaaacTAAATAAGCCCCGAGTAAGGCACCGTTTAGTTGGCGAATTGAAAATCTTGGttatcacatcgaacgtttgaccggatatcgatatgagtttttggacatgaataaaaaacgaatttcatagctcgcctTAAAACcacgagataaatcttttgagcctaattaatctatcattagcacatgtatgcACTGTAGCACACGTGGTTAATTATGGACTTGAACCTAATTAACCTATCATTAGCACAAACATGTTAATGTAACACTTATGGATTAGATAGGCTCATTCATCTCCCGGTTTACCTTCACCCTTAACTAtgtattagtttttatttttatctatattaaaTGCCTCAGTTTACCTTAACCCTTAACTATGTATTAGTTTTTATTCttatctatattatattaatattatatttagatatctaaagattcgagacgatttttttaattaattaggaatAAACGGGCCCTAAATAAGAGAGTACTAAATATGTGCTCTACGCCTCTACACAGTGCCACGCACCAAAGCATCCAGCTTTCGGCAACGGCTATACTAGTAAGCCTCCGTTTCaggtttggctttttttttacgacttgtgatcattcgtcttattaaaaagttagtataaatataaaaaacaacaagttatgtttaaagtttttttataataaagtcatacgcaaaataaatgatatttacatatttttcaataagacaaataatcaaacgtaaCCAAGAAGTCAAGattcttacattataaatttttttttaataagacaaataatcaaatgttacaactaaaaagtcaaacattttatattataaaacaaagaggGTAGTACCGAGACACTTCCTAGTGAAGTATTAATGATAGTTTCCATGTATATTAATTGCCGTGACAACTCAGCTTTTTCGAGAGAGTTCAAAACATAGAAACGATTTTCTCTCCATGAGGGAATGAGATCCTCTATATCCACGAGGGAATGAGATCCTCTACAGTAGCATTGCTACTGCAGAGagcaataataaattaaatttggtatATCTCATGACCATTGGATCGAAACGGATGGATGAGATCTAACGCTACAATATTTACTATAGTAATAAGCCGTGTTAATTACTGTTACTATAGTGTTACTATAGTATTCCGACAAGTTCATGGTATTAATTTACTATCATTCCGACAAGTTCATGGTATTAATTTACTGTGCTAACACACAAGAACAGTGTTACTACAGAGAAACTGGACCCCTCCACGAGAACGATTCGACGAAAGGAtagatgcaacaacaaaaaaatcccGTTGGGAAGACTCGACTGATTTCCAGCGGGTCCTAGCCGGATAGGTGCGGTGCTACCGGCCGCCGCATGCATGTAGGTGGCTCCTGCCTTCGCTTTGctgcgcgcgcgcacggcggcgcgtcTTGCCTCCGCTTTGCCGCAGTTGATCGACCTTTCTTTGTGTggcatttaatttttgtaCGAGCCCtgcttaaaaaacaaaaaaaatacaaatatactattataatttagtaaaattagagatatgctATTGGTATCCAATGAGACATGAGATCCGCATGAATCAATGAGATCCGCATGAATCAATAACACATAGATCATAATAACATTTCTcgaattttataaaattataatatcatCCATGCAAATTCCCAAAAGAAAACTATTAATGAGCAATATcctatatgattttttccGCTCTGAGTACTACTGTTTCAAGCAACCAGCTTGCGGCGGCTGCACGCTGCTATGCCGGTGGCGGgcgggcgccgcgccggcacGCGGGGGTCGGTCGCCCTGCCGCCGCACCACCAGGCGGCGCAAGTGCTGCAGCAGATGGCCGGACCCCTGCCGAGCGCCACCACGCACGCCAGGACGAGCACcacggccaccgccaccgcccagctccggcggcggcgatcgctCCCCGCCACCGTTCCCCTGTCGCCCTCGTCCCGCGTGCCGGCGTcaggggaggcgcgcggcaGCACCACCCCAAcgcccggcgccgccaccggtaCCGATCCGTCACCGtccccgcggccgccgccgcctcgtcctcctgctctgcggccgccgccgaggtggAGCTCGCGCAGCGCGGCGGAGATCCCCGCGCGGAGGCGCGCCCTCCTTGACCCCTTCTTCTTCGTGTCCCTCTTCTTGATGGACTCGCTCCTGGCCAGCGCGAGCGGCGACCTCGGCAAGCTGTCCACCCGCCTCAAccccctccctccgccgccgccgccgccacctccacccATCGAGGACTGCCGAAGAAGCCGCATCTCCGGATGTCCTCCGCAACGCCGTGTGCTGCAGAAGCGCAACCCTCTCCGAGGCTCCGACACGACGCGAATCGAGctccggccgggccgcctatgccgccgccacctttaTACCGCGATGGGCGCGATAGACAGCTAGCTGGGTGAGCTGAGCGAGTGAGGAGTGAGTGAGCAGCAGCTctccggtggtggtggtggtggtcgggAAGGGAAGGCGCgtgaggcggcggagcagggGGTGTCCGTACAGGACGGTACGCGTGGCGGCCGGGAGGAAGCTTCccggcgagacgcggcggcgtggtggtgtCCGCGCTGGCGACGGATGGGCGAGTCCGCGTCGCAGTGAGGTCGCGGTCGACTCGCGGTGCCGTCTCGTTTCGGGTATGTACGTGTGGGCTGCGACCTGCCACGTGGTAGCCCACGTGTCTCCTTCGGGGGACCGGGTGGAGTGGCCTGAAAGGCTCAGATGGGGTTGGGCTTGGGCCTGGCCTGTATAGAAGAACTGGCAGAAAACGAACTCCTCCCTCGACTGCAAAACGGAGCATACAATATccctaaattatttaaatcaAGGCAAATCAATATTCTTTTGGTATTTAGAAAGCAGTTTCATTTAAATCAAGGTAAATTGATATTCCTTAGGTGTTTGGAAAACAGTTTCACCCTAGATGGTGCCTATGTAACATGTGGTCATCCAATCAGCCAAAATTACTATAAAACTAGCAGGACCTAAATGccaattaaaaaaagtattgaTCCACAAAACCCCTCCTAtcctcccttccccctctctctcggaAGGTTGTCTTTcccctctctatctctctcaaTGTCATTCCCCGACAGTGTGGACAAGTGGAACACAACGGGAATGATGCCTACCTGAGCAAATTGGAAACGAGGCAACGATGACCGACATAGCGCTTCACAATGGAGGGCAGTGTGGATGGGCCTCGTCAGTGGCAGAgctacaacaaaatatagacGGGTGACactcatttgtttttaatgcTTTGAATCGAGTTTAAACTGCTACGGATGCTTGAATTTAGATCAAGAGGGGTGCATCCATGCATATATggtaaaaatagataaattctaactattttttttcaaccggGTTATAGGGAACCCTTGTTCCTTATAGCAGCTCCGCCCTTGGGCCTCATCATGGAGAGAGCAGTCGGTGATGCTGATGGTGTAGGCAGTGGTCGTGCTGCCAGATCTTGCTTGCCCTTGATGTTGCCACGCTCCATCAGAACCGTCGCTTCTCTACTTGGATGATTGTGTTAGAAGCCccatcctcgccgccacccctaAGATAGGAGGGATGATCAGTCCAAGGCTCACAATCATGGAGCTCAATGACTCATCTCCTTGCTCAACTGCACCGAAAGCGGAACATGATGTTGGTGATCTTGATGGCTATGGGGGTGCCGTGATGTACGTGACTACCTCTTTTGTCGTATCTTGAGGTCAACCTTCACCAACCCATCAAGCATTGCTATCCCTATCCCTATCCTTTGCTCCTCCTTCACCTCTCTCACCATGACCATCCTCACTGGCATGTACATCCCCCTCCGTCTCTCCTCCATCTCTCTCACCCCGGCCATCCTCACTACCATGCCCCTAGGAGGAAGGCAGTGTCCATGAGAGCTAGCAAGGAAATTGAAGACAGAGGCCCATAGAAGGCATGTTGGCAAGCTCACTACAACTCCTTTACTAAGAGTCTAGACTCACCTCTGTCATGCACCGTGGAGGAAGAGGGTGTCCATGGGCGGGGCAAGGAGCTCGAAGACAGGTCCAAATTAAGGACATGCATCGAGTCGACAAGCTCCCTTTGACCTGCTTTCGCCACCTAGGAGAGAAGATGGCGGAGCGGGAAAGGAGGGGTtaaagagggaagaaagaggaagGTGTGATGGTGTGAGTCTACTGATGTAGGGTCcaaatgatgttttatttCTCTAATTGGACACTCACTTACATGTGGCTCCTGTTGgtgcttttatttatttatttatttttttgcttctaTTGCCATGCCATTGTCATATAGGTTGAAGACCAAAATCAAATAAGTCATGACTACACGTCACCTAAAACCACTCTCAATATTGTCAGAGACTCAATTTGCATTGTTTTAAAGATGATCAATACTCCATATCCATATCCAGTTTTACAGTCGAGGGACATGAATAAAACTAGATCTATAGTTGAGAAACTAAAAATGTACCTTTTCCTTAACATGTTTGCGTctagaaattgtttttttaatggatgATGTAGAGAATGtcagtaatttattttgacaaGCATCATAGTCTATGAACGTGCTTGCGActagaaattgtttttttaatggaggGCGTAGACAATGTCTTTCTTGTGATAGGAAACGATGTGGTAATCCagcatataatatatttttttcctttattcaGAATAGCTGTGCTCCTATGAATCTATGTGGTCACAAGTATCTGTCGATTAGAAGATTTGGTTAAAtcttttagggtttttttggTGCATAATTCTCAAAATGCATTAATAGAAAAAGTGTAGGATTGAAGTACTatatcaactcaaaattcTATGGATAGTAGAAACACAGAAAACTGTGTGAATAACCGTTTGGATCGACCtcaagaaaaacatatgaattaGAAAAGagatagaaacaaaataaattttccaaAAGGCTAGACcccatgttaaaaaaaactctaaaattcctatgttttgagGCATTCCAGgaatttcaaataaatttgaaagagATATCCCTTTGTTTCAGAGGGctacatatgattttttaatagaaatctAATCCCTCAGAATCCATACAAAATTCAGaacttttaaactttaaatggTCTACGCCTAGTTTAGAAATGTTAATGTAAAATTGTCTTAAAGATACTGTTTTATAAGCATAGACTTAGATTTTGTAAACTTATTcgattataaaattaatgtcAAAGTTTTAATGTTGCACCAATCTTGTATTTAAacatcaaaaaattttcaccgagaaattatttagtttttgaaAGAACAAATGTCAGGTATTTAAGGCCTCAGAATAAAATGCAGGAAAATAAACCaatgaattagttattttttgataGGACAAATAACCGGAGGAAGGATATTGTAATTATACGATATAGTCCTAAATGATTAAGAAGCACATAACAGCCTTTTGCTGTATCTGGGACCCAGTGACAGTCAGGCAATAATAGCCCCAGCCATCAAATCAGTGCACAGCCTGCACGGGATTTGTAGCTAAATGTGCTAATacctgaaaataaaataagaaaaaaatacacatgatTAAGCAGCATTAATCTCTTTTCAGCGAGAAAGCTGGCTTTACATGGCCTACCGACAGAAACCACAGCACACCCACAACAGAACAACATGTCACCATCTTTCTCGCCATTAACACACTCATCAAATCAAGATCATCACCGCCTCATGCAAATGTGTGTATCATCACCTGCAAACACAAGGCTGAAAACTAATTAAACCAGAGTTGGCCCCCCACAAAGAGGTCTACGTGCCACCCAACATGCAATGAAAATCTCCCCTTTTTTGTGTATAATAATTAAACAGTTAATGAGTAAGGATGAAGGTTGCAATAGCAACATAATCCAAGAGCTGATGATGAAGACTGGCCTTTCATGTCTGTTGTGGTGGACCTGTCAACAAAATCTGCTGTTGGCCAGCATTACACTCGATGGCTGATGGGCATATATATGTGCCTGCAATGTCAATAGATCAATTAGTAGAAGTAGAATGCTAATTCTGTATGACCCAAACTGGCAAGAAATGCAAGATTTGTTTGCCCTCACATCACAGTACCCTGCCAGCATCTAAGGAAAATACTTAAACAACACATAACCCAGGATAGCCTTCCAAACATTAGAAAATTAAGGAGACCAGGCCATGACATCCTGCACAGACAATGTTTAAAAGGGGATACCCGGGGGAAAAAAACAAGCcatacatttatattttgaccATTCTTTGTTTTCTCGACCTTGATATGTTTGCCAGATTAAATAAAGAGCAGTTCAAGGCTTgcttgaaaacaaaaataaactgatgAATGAAATGTAGATATTGATTATTCAGCTgtgtaatttcttttattgtgGAAGGTATAGTGCTACAATTTCTGCAAGTACCATGCACGGATGCTCCTTGATGCAAAAATATCTAGCAGTACAACATGGAAATTAATGAGAAAAGAGTACAATAGTACATGCAACCTAGAAAAGAATAAACTTAGTAATGAACTAGAAAATCAAATGAAATTCAAGACCATTATCTTCAACTTTCACCATAAGCAAACCCCATCCCataaaaagcaaaaggaaaaaaggtgaaaatctaaaaataactttccacTTTCACTGGAAGCAACCAAAGGACGTGAATATAGAAAGGCTGCAGGCACAACATCCTTGGTTCAGGAGGAGCACATGGTGTGGCACCAAGTTCCAATCAAGCAGGTTAGATCCTCAAAGCAGTTTTAATCTTTTGTTAAGATCACCAAGCTAgcttaaagaaagaaaataagattACAAGCCTAGTTAATAAGCTACTACCTCCCAAATCCTCCCAAGATGCAGTAGCAATCAGCTAATCAGCTGCCCTTCACCTTTCACTCAACTGCATTCTCATGTTCCAAAATCACCCATCACCtacaccctcatctttttttatcatgattatgtttataagccaaaatttaagtttttaaccttaattttatagttattttgagatttattcatcatagtttattttttagtcttgacttttcgatcactaagaacacgtatataaaaattttatttacaaattaatctttatttgtaaatatgtcttttGCATTTTTTACTCTCCTAATCAACATCACCACCCTCTCCCCTCCTGACTCCTGTAGTAAACCAGGAGACACCTCTCTAATGATTGATTGTCACTAACACTAAAGGCCTGTTTGGAAAGCTTTAGATTATAAAAAGCAGCTACTTGacagccagcttctgagaatctaaaaaagctcataaacccaacttctggattcttagcttattttttaaaatctgtaactatagattctcagaagttatGGACCATTTATAAcagtttttaacaaaaataacttttttagaaaaaattacgGCCGAAAGAAGCTCTTCCATACAAGCCCCAGCTATCCCTCACTCCCATGACACCCACAGTCATGAGCCACTTTGTGCTGGCTGGATTTTGCTTAGCCACCCCGCAAAAACTTCcacacccaccaccaccgccaccacgccACGCCTTTCTCTTCTCCCCGTTCATGtcaggccggccggccggcccccACCCTACTCTCCTCTCCTGCACACCCAGCCTGACGCCCCCAATATTCCCTGTCTCCCAAGCTGTCCTGCCCGCTTGCCTGCGctgtcctcctccctcctccctgcAGGATCACCAATGACTGCAGGTGCAGTGCAGGACACCACCACCAAACCACGGCACCATTTCTTTCTTCCCATATAACCATCAGGAGCTCGAAGGCTCAGGGGTCGGTCGGTTCTTGCCTTCTTGGGCACTGAAAGCACAAGCCAAGCAGGtgcagagggagagggaggggaggggaggaggcaaTGGCGACTTCCTTTCAGGGGACGACGACCAAGTGCACGGCGTGCGACAAGACGGTGTACCTGGTCGACAAGCTCACCGCCGACAACCGGGTCTACCACAAGGCCTGCTTCAGGTGCCACCATTGCAAGGGCACCCTCAAGGTACCTCCTCATCCTTGATGCACCACAGCACCAGCGGTTGGGTTGGGACCTTGGGAATCTGCAGGGAGTTTCTTGGAACCGATCGATAGCCTGCAAATTTAAGCTCGGCGAAAAAAGAGTTGTTCTTTGAGCTTTTTCTCCGAGTTCTTTTTACATTTGGGAATGCTGGGAGAAGAGAAGCGACATAAGAAACTTACCAGAATGCATGATGATGATTCTGTTGCAGCTCGCGAATTACAACTCCTTTGAAGGGGTGCTCTACTGCAGGCCTCACTTTGATCAGCTGTTCAAGAGGACTGGAAGCTTGGACAAGAGCTTCGAAGGTACTCACCGCTCATCTCCTCCCGGATTCATTTCTATGAAATTACTGGGATTCAGTGGTTCTTGAGCCTGACTAGTAGTAACACCTCACCTCCTGCAATGGTTCAGGAACTCCAAAGGTTGTCAAGCCAGAAAAAACAGTTGAGAATGAGGTAtggaatattttaaaatttgtctcgcagaATAGATTTGTCTGTATTTCCTGCTAGTtagttattttctttaatatcCCGTCACAAGTTTACATATAAACACTTGTACGCACTGATTAAAAAGAGAAACAATCCCCCTAAAAAATGCATGGATCTGACCAGGATGAAGCTAGTTCAGACACAATCTGAAATTTAGACAGCCTAACAGATACCAAATACTAGTGAGTAGACACTAATCAGAGAGAGGTAAAAGACCATTCAAaacttaaaagtttaaaaaatggatCTGGCATGCAAGAACTATTTCAATGAAAAGCGACAACTGTGCTAACATAAAGGTGAcatttgaaaaagaaatgagaCAACTGTGCTAACATAAAGGTGACATTTCAAAAAGAAATGAGAAGTAGAGTACTGACAAAATTTAGTGCTTCTATGGCCAGCACCGTATGGTTTTCTATCATGTATTTGGTACTGCTcatctccttttttttgtcatcAACTACCACATTGGGTTGTTGCTTACCATGATTGTATTTTTGGCAGAATGCTATGAAAGTCTCGAGCGCATTTGCTGGCACGAGAGAGAAATGTGTGGGATGCAACAAGACAGTCTATCCAATTGAAAGGGTACTGTTTTGTACTCTAATCAACTATCTCAATTATTCTTTTGGAGTTTCCTTTACTTGACCAGCTGTAAGCTGTATCTGGCTTTATGTTCTAAGACAATATTTGCTCAATGTCCAAGTTGGACATTCCAttattgatcttttttttcccttttcttgaAGATAAGGAGCTGCAGACCATACTGTTCCTCTTGATTTTGCATCCTGATTTTCTCGTCAAATGTGCAGGTTACTGTCAATAACACCATGTATCACAAAAGCTGCTTCAAGTGCTGCCATGGAGGATGCACCATCAGCCCATCTAATTACATCGCACACGAGGGAAAGCTCTACTGCAAGCACCACCACATTCAGTTGATCAAAGAGAAGGGAAACTTCAGCCAACTTGAGAATGATCATGAGAAGGCATCACAATCTGGATCTGTAGAGGATGAAGATTCAGAATATTAGTCCTTTGAGAAATTTCCAGAGATAAATAATGGTCTTCTTGCGTTTGCTCCAGAGCACCATGCCTTTCTTTGTGCGGTTCTTTGCGGTTTTTTCCTGATGAAGGTCATGTGCATTCAGAGAACAATAATATTATTGTCTTGTATCTGCATGTAAAACCTTGTTATATTGGAGTCAGAGCATTTATCTGGTTTGAACCTTTGCTCATTACTTGTGAGATGTCCGTGTGTATACAAGCTGGAAATAGTAGGTTAATTGTTTCATCTATAGTATGGATGATATTTGTCCAAAACAAGTAGCATAAGAAAGCTCAGATGACTGGtcatagaagaaaaataaataaacagaacAACTCTGAACAATCTAAACTTTTAGCTAGGAAAATGATCGATTAGCTGGCAAGGAAATGATGCAGCAGTGCAGATCCAAGCCAATTTTATTAATTGGTACTGAAACAGACCATACAGCACGCTTTAAAAGTACTGAACAAAATTTATGCACAAAAGGTAGAGTTTGCTTTCGAGCAGGAATGAAGCAAGTCCAGTACCTTAAAATGTGTACAGTAATGAAAATCATCAATACAGAATTACAGATGCAGTCCTCAAGATTTGTATCTTAGgtttaattaagttaaaaaGATACAATTACAGGATATTTGTCTTTATCAGCTGTATTGAGTATTGACAATTTAAGATATCAGTCACAATTCATTTCTAGATTAGCACATTACTATAAACATAACATATAACATGGTATCACTATAAGGGGTTCACCAGGATACGATAGAACATTTCCTCTTTCTATTTCATTATTTAAGTTCCATTTGTGCCATAGGGAACACTAAAGAAGGGAATAATGGATGATTAAAGTGACGTCACCACAATAAATCAAACGGGGGCTTACTTTGTTCATTAGGACCAATCAACTTATTTGCTCACCAGAATCAGATTGCCAGCCTGAAGTCCTGAACTTTACATGGTCCATTCAGACATCCTAATGTGGGTGAACCAGTCCCAAGAAAAAAAGTATGGCATTATTAAAGTGATACAAATTTTCTAGGGGATCATGAATCATGACAGTCACTTCCCAGCTGCTTGGATTCGCAGTCACCCAGCTTGATTATGCTGACACCCTCACTAACTGTTCTTTGACCAACTAACATGACAATTTTCTACCTATCGACGATTATTATATGCTTGCCTGTACCGTGGACAGCAGAGAATTGATGGAAGGGCCTTTGATTGGATGGACCACACATGTAAGTTAGCATATAAAGAGAAGAATAATGAAGACATGGTAAGGAACCGACCATAGGCAGCACAAAAGTGAAGTATTCTCTAGGACAATCAATACTAAGAATGGACAGAAAGATGAATGGTGCAGCTAAATGTTGAGAAATATATTGATGCGGAATCAGTGAAAAAAAGATGTGTTAAGATATATATGCAGCATTACATGGAAGGCATTGCAAGTTTGCGACCATTTTTACTACAAGAAATATTAATGGGATGCGCTTTTAACACTTTAACATAGCAACATCAACACATAGCATACTCATCATACTGTGTTAATTGATTCATTCCAGCAATTCAAAAGATGTTATTAGGACCTTTCATGCCTCGCtgtaacaaacaaaaacagcacaaacattttttagataataggCAACACCTGGCCTCTGCCCCCTAAGGTGAATGCACACCGCCAAAAAATAGCACTaacataaatagaaaaataaatattatcatGCCCTTTCTTTATATTGTTGTGGATCA from Oryza brachyantha chromosome 12, ObraRS2, whole genome shotgun sequence encodes:
- the LOC121055996 gene encoding uncharacterized protein LOC121055996, whose protein sequence is MRLLRQSSMGGGGGGGGGGRGLRRVDSLPRSPLALARSESIKKRDTKKKGSRRARLRAGISAALRELHLGGGRRAGGRGGGGRGDGDGSVPVAAPGVGVVLPRASPDAGTRDEGDRGTVAGSDRRRRSWAVAVAVVLVLACVVALGRGPAICCSTCAAWWCGGRATDPRVPARRPPATGIAACSRRKLVA
- the LOC102706428 gene encoding LIM domain-containing protein WLIM1, whose translation is MATSFQGTTTKCTACDKTVYLVDKLTADNRVYHKACFRCHHCKGTLKLANYNSFEGVLYCRPHFDQLFKRTGSLDKSFEGTPKVVKPEKTVENENAMKVSSAFAGTREKCVGCNKTVYPIERVTVNNTMYHKSCFKCCHGGCTISPSNYIAHEGKLYCKHHHIQLIKEKGNFSQLENDHEKASQSGSVEDEDSEY